Below is a window of Shinella sp. PSBB067 DNA.
CGAGAAGGGCCGGCTCGGCCACGAGCAGGACACCGAGCTCTCCGCCGTCGAGTGGCAGCATGTCATCGCCCGCTACAAGCAGGTGATCGAGGAGGAACTGGGCGAGGAATTCCCGCAGGACCCGGAAGTCCAGCTCTGGGGCGCCATCGGCGCCGTCTTCGCAAGCTGGATGAACGCCCGCGCCGTCACCTACCGCACGCTGCACAACATTCCCGCCGTCTGGGGCACCGCCGTCAACGTCCAGGCCATGGTCTTCGGCAATCTCGGCAATTCCTCGGCCACGGGCGTCGCCTTCACGCGCAACCCCTCGACGGGCGAGAACAAGCTCTACGGCGAGTTCCTCGTCAATGCGCAGGGCGAGGATGTCGTCGCCGGCATCCGCACGCCGCAGAACATCACCGAGGAGGCACGCCTTGCCTCCGGCTCCGACCGGCCGTCGCTGGAAAAGCTGATGCCGGAGGCCTTCGCCGAATTCCGCGACATCTGCGAGCGGCTGGAACGCCACTACCGCGACATGCAGGATCTCGAATTCACCATCGAGCGCGGCAAGCTCTGGATGCTCCAGACCCGCTCGGGCAAGCGCACCGCCAAGGCGGCGCTGAAGATCGCCGTCGACATGGCGACGGAGGGCATGATCAGCGAGGGCGAGGCCGTCTCGCGCATCGATCCCGCCTCGCTCGACCAGCTCCTGCATCCGACCATCGATCCGCGCGCGCGCCGCGACGTCATCGGCTCGGGCCTGCCCGCTTCGCCCGGCGCGGCGACCGGCGAGATCGTCTTCACCTCGGAAGAGGCGGTCAAGGCGGAGGAGGAGGGCCGCAAGGTCATCCTCGTGCGCATCGAGACGAGCCCGGAGGACATCCACGGCATGCACGCCGCCGAGGGCATCCTCACCACGCGCGGCGGCATGACCAGCCACGCGGCGGTGGTGGCGCGCGGCATGGGCACGCCTTGCGTCTCCGGCGCCGGCACGCTGCGCGTCGACCTGCGCAACGAACTGCTGGTTGCGCAAGGGCTGACGCTCAGGAAGGGCGACGTCATCACCATCGACGGCTCCTCCGGCCAGGTCCTGAAGGGCGAGATCCCCATGCTCCAGCCGGAGCTTTCCGGCGATTTCGGCCGCATCATGGAATGGGCGGACCGCACGCGCCGCATGAAGGTGCGCACCAATGCCGAGACGCCTGCGGATGCCCGCGCGGCACGCTCCTTCGGCGCCGAGGGCATCGGCCTTTGCCGCACCGAGCACATGTTCTTCGAGGGCGCGCGCATCAACGTGATGCGCGAGATGATCCTCGCCGAGGACGAGGCCGGCCGCAGGGCCGCGCTTGCCAAGCTGCTGCCCATGCAGCGCTCGGACTTCGCCGAGCTCTTCGAGATCATGCACGGCCTGCCGGTGACGATCCGCCTGCTCGACCCGCCGCTGCACGAATTCCTGCCGAAGAGCGACGAGGAGATCGCCGAGGTCGCCGCCGCCCTTGCCATCGACGAGGCGGTGCTGCGCCGCCGCGTCGACACGCTGCACGAGTTCAACCCCATGCTCGGCCATCGCGGCTGCCGCCTGGCGATCTCCTATCCCGAGATCGCCGAGATGCAGGCCCGCGCCATCTTCGAGGCCGCGACGGAAGCGGCCAAGGCGACGGGCGCTGCCGTCGTGCCGGAGATCATGGTGCCGCTGGTCGGCCTCAAGGCGGAGCTGGACTATGTGAAGGCCCGCATCGAGGCGGTGGCCAGGGCGGTGATTTCCGAGAGCGGCGTGCCGATCGACTATCTCGTCGGCACGATGATCGAGCTGCCGCGCGCCGCGCTGCGCGCCCATGTCATCGCCGAATCGGCCGAGTTCTTCTCCTTCGGCACCAACGACCTGACGCAGACGACCTTCGGCATCTCGCGCGACGACGCCTCGGCGTTCCTGTCGACCTATATCCAGAAGGGCATCGTCGAGCAGGACCCGTTCGTCCAGCTCGATTTCGATGGCGTTGGCGAACTCATCCGCATCGCCGCCGAGCGCGGCCGGCAGACCCGCAGCGACCTCAAGCTCGGCATCTGCGGCGAGCATGGCGGCGATCCGGCCTCGATCCGCTTCTGCGAGGATGCGGGGCTGGACTACGTGTCGTGCTCGCCCTTCCGCGTGCCGATCGCGCGGCTCGCCGCCGCGCAGGCCGCCTTCAGCGGCGGCAAGGCCTGATGCCCGGGCCGGTCAGTGCCGGCGCTCGCGCACGATGATGACCGGCGGCGGCATGTAGAGCGCGTCGCGGCTTGCCCGGCGCAGCGATGCCCGGCGGTCGAGATCGATGCGCTGGAGGCACTCGGCGAAGGCATCGGTGCGCGGGCGGAAGCCGTAGCCGACGCAGCGGTTCTCGTCCGCCATGCGGGCTTCCTCCGCCGTCTGGCAGCCCGCGACGACAAGGGCGGTGACGGCAAGGGCGGCTAGTCTTTGGAACATCGTGGACATGTCGGCTCCGGACGGTCTGTTGCGTGCCATGGAGATAGGCCGCGACGGGCGCGCCGGCAAGACGTCGAGCGGTCTCCATGGACGCGATTTTGCATCCCGTAGCGTCGCGCGGAGAGCCGGCTGCTTCCCGGTCGGAATCGCCCTAGATGCGCTGCAGCACGTCGACGAAGGCCTCCGCGAAGCGTTTCAGGCCCTCGGTCTGCGGATCGGGATTTTCCACCCGCACGGCCGCGCCTTCCGCATCGAGCAGGGCGAAGACCACGGAGAGCGCGCCGTCCTCGCTGTTCGGCAAGCGCAGCGCCGCGATGCGCAGGCAGTCTTCCGCAAGGCCGGAGGCGGGCAGGTCGAAGAGGAAATCGCCACCGACCTGGTCCGCCGCATTGCGCACGGCATCGGCGAAGCTCTCCGCGTCGCCGGAAAATCCGTCGAGCGAAAGTTCGAGTTCCAGAAGCTCCAGGGGGAGGGCGGGTTCGCCAGCATTGCTGGCAACAGGTGTGTCGGCGGCTGTCTGCGTCGGCAACATCGTCTTGCTCCTAGATCAATTCCAGCAGTCCTGCGAAGCGGCCTCGTCCGCAGGCGCGTGAATCGGATACCCCCGTTTATGAAAACTCGTTAACGAGCGTGGCAAATTTGCGGCACGCAAGGATTTTCGTTCTCGTCCCGGCGAAAACCCCTGCCATGGTGACGCACCGGGCCGGTGGAAAACGCGGCCTCTTTGCGCTAGGGAGAAAGGGCGGCAGCGGCGCCGCGAGCATCCGGTGAGGCCATGGCGATCACGATCCAGTACGAACGGCCCGTTTCCCATGCGGCGCACTGGGCCCGGCGGCTCTCGCTTTTTTCCTGCCTGCTGTTCGTCGCCGTCGTGCTGTCGCATCGCTTCGGCCCGCTGACCACGCCGCATTTCCTCGCGCTGGCCGGTTTCGCCTCGATGACGGCGGCGCTGGCGGTGGTGCTCGCGGCGATCGGCCTTGCACGCCTGTGGCAGGTCGGCGCGCGGGGCGGCAAGGCTTCGCTCGCGGCGCTGCTTTTCGCGCTGCTGCCGCTCGCCGTCGCGGCGGCGGCGCTCTATTCCTATTTCTACAAGCCGGCCCTCTACGACGTGACGACGGACACCGTTTCCGTCCCGCCCTGGCTTGCCGTGCCCTCGGCCGAGCAGGACTGGCTGCCGCGCGCGGCCATGGTGACGCCGCGCGACCGCGAGGTACAGCTCGAAGCCTATCCCGGCCTTTCCGGCCGGCGCTACGAGGGCGCGCTCGACCGCGTCCACCAGGGCGCGCGCAAGGTCGCCGCCGCCTACGGCATCGCGATCACCGCCGAGGACGGCCTCGACAACATCCTCGCCGATCTCGAGGACCTCGTCGTGGACCCGAACAAGGTGGCGCGCAGCGCCGAGGCGCTCGGCGAGGTGCCGATTCCCGAGGCCCGCCCGCTTGAGGCGCCGCTGGAGCCGCATGCCGCCGGCAGCGGCGACGTGCTCCTGCAGGGCGAGTGGCGCTCGCCGGTCTTCGGCTTCCGCTTCGATGTGGTGATCCGCCTGCGCGAGGAGGCGGAGACGACGCTGGTCGACATGCGCGCTGCCTCGCGTTACGGGCCGCACGATCTCGGCATCGGTGCCGAACTCGTGGAAGGCTATCTCAAGGCGCTCGACGCCGAACTGCTCGGCATCGCAGGCGACTGATCAGAGCCCCGGCGCGGGGAAGTAGAGCCCATGGAGCGACGGCGGCCCCTCGGTGACGACCTCGCCGCGCGCCACGAGGTCCTCCAGATGCGCCAGCACGGAGAGCGCCGCCGCGCCATGCAGGCGCGGATCGGTCTCGCGGTAGATCACCTTCACCATATCAGCGATCAGCCGGTCGCCGGCGCGGATGCGCTGGAGGACCGCCCGCTCGCGCATGCGCCGGTGCGTACGCAGCCCGCGCAGGAACGAGGCGGGCTCCTTCACCGGCCCGCCGTGGCCCGGAAAGTAGATGCGGTCGTCCCGTTTCAGCAGCCGCTCCAGCGAGGCCATGTAGTCCGCCATCGCGCCGTCGGGCGGGGCGACGATGGTGGTGGCCCAGGCCATCACATGGTCGGCGGAAAAGACGATCCCGTCAGGCCCGTCGAGCGCGAAGGCGGCGTGGTTGGCGGTATGGCCGGGGGTCAGCAGCGCCGTCAGCGCCCAGCCGTCGCCCTCGACCGTCTCGCCGTCGCCGAGCGCGATGTCGGGCACGAAATCCGTGTCCGAGCTTTCGGCGAAGGGGTTGCGTTCCCCGGCGTGGAGCGGCCGCGCCGCGCGGTGCGGCCCTTCGGCGACGATCAGCGCGCCCGTCTGCGCCTTGAGGCGGCGGGCGAGCGGGGAATGGTCGCGATGCGTGTGGCTGACGGCGATATGCGTCACCTCGCGCCCGGCAAGCGCCTGCATCAGCGCCCGGAAATGCGCCTCGTCCTCCGGCCCCGGATCGATCACCGCCACCGAACGGTCGCCGACGATGTAGCTGTTCGTGCCGTGGAAGGTGAAGGGGCTCGGGTTGTTGACGGTGATGCGCTGCACGCGCGGGGCCACCGGCACGGTCTCGCCATAGGCCGGCTGGAAGGCGAGGTCGAAGCGTGGGGCGTCCTGCCTGGCGGCGCTCACGGCAGCGTCACTTGTATTCGATTTCGATGAAGCTCATCGGCTTGTCGCCGCCATTGACGACATTGTGCGCGATGCCCGC
It encodes the following:
- a CDS encoding MBL fold metallo-hydrolase, with the protein product MSAARQDAPRFDLAFQPAYGETVPVAPRVQRITVNNPSPFTFHGTNSYIVGDRSVAVIDPGPEDEAHFRALMQALAGREVTHIAVSHTHRDHSPLARRLKAQTGALIVAEGPHRAARPLHAGERNPFAESSDTDFVPDIALGDGETVEGDGWALTALLTPGHTANHAAFALDGPDGIVFSADHVMAWATTIVAPPDGAMADYMASLERLLKRDDRIYFPGHGGPVKEPASFLRGLRTHRRMRERAVLQRIRAGDRLIADMVKVIYRETDPRLHGAAALSVLAHLEDLVARGEVVTEGPPSLHGLYFPAPGL
- the ppdK gene encoding pyruvate, phosphate dikinase, with the protein product MEKWVYTFGGGRAEGSAGDRNLLGGKGANLAEMCNLGLPVPPGLTIVTSACNHYYENGRTLPEGLKDQVRDGIRLMEATTGRAFGDTTKPLLLSVRSGARASMPGMMDTVLNLGLNDRTVEALGHDAGDARFAWDSYRRFIQMYGDVVMGLDHEVFEEILEDEKGRLGHEQDTELSAVEWQHVIARYKQVIEEELGEEFPQDPEVQLWGAIGAVFASWMNARAVTYRTLHNIPAVWGTAVNVQAMVFGNLGNSSATGVAFTRNPSTGENKLYGEFLVNAQGEDVVAGIRTPQNITEEARLASGSDRPSLEKLMPEAFAEFRDICERLERHYRDMQDLEFTIERGKLWMLQTRSGKRTAKAALKIAVDMATEGMISEGEAVSRIDPASLDQLLHPTIDPRARRDVIGSGLPASPGAATGEIVFTSEEAVKAEEEGRKVILVRIETSPEDIHGMHAAEGILTTRGGMTSHAAVVARGMGTPCVSGAGTLRVDLRNELLVAQGLTLRKGDVITIDGSSGQVLKGEIPMLQPELSGDFGRIMEWADRTRRMKVRTNAETPADARAARSFGAEGIGLCRTEHMFFEGARINVMREMILAEDEAGRRAALAKLLPMQRSDFAELFEIMHGLPVTIRLLDPPLHEFLPKSDEEIAEVAAALAIDEAVLRRRVDTLHEFNPMLGHRGCRLAISYPEIAEMQARAIFEAATEAAKATGAAVVPEIMVPLVGLKAELDYVKARIEAVARAVISESGVPIDYLVGTMIELPRAALRAHVIAESAEFFSFGTNDLTQTTFGISRDDASAFLSTYIQKGIVEQDPFVQLDFDGVGELIRIAAERGRQTRSDLKLGICGEHGGDPASIRFCEDAGLDYVSCSPFRVPIARLAAAQAAFSGGKA
- a CDS encoding DUF1499 domain-containing protein, with translation MTIQYERPVSHAAHWARRLSLFSCLLFVAVVLSHRFGPLTTPHFLALAGFASMTAALAVVLAAIGLARLWQVGARGGKASLAALLFALLPLAVAAAALYSYFYKPALYDVTTDTVSVPPWLAVPSAEQDWLPRAAMVTPRDREVQLEAYPGLSGRRYEGALDRVHQGARKVAAAYGIAITAEDGLDNILADLEDLVVDPNKVARSAEALGEVPIPEARPLEAPLEPHAAGSGDVLLQGEWRSPVFGFRFDVVIRLREEAETTLVDMRAASRYGPHDLGIGAELVEGYLKALDAELLGIAGD